The following coding sequences are from one Halorubrum sp. BOL3-1 window:
- a CDS encoding ribonuclease P protein component 4 produces the protein MGIPAERIERLFALAREAVVDDEYDRAREYVARARRIAERNRCGVPPELSRRACDDCAVYLRPGKTSRVRTRPGRVVVRCLECGSTARYPYDRK, from the coding sequence ATGGGTATCCCGGCGGAGCGAATCGAGCGGCTGTTCGCACTCGCTCGCGAGGCGGTCGTCGACGACGAGTACGACCGCGCCCGCGAGTACGTCGCCCGCGCCCGGCGGATCGCGGAGCGAAACCGCTGCGGCGTTCCGCCGGAACTCTCCAGGCGCGCCTGCGACGACTGCGCCGTCTACCTCCGCCCCGGGAAGACGAGCCGGGTGCGGACGCGGCCCGGGCGCGTCGTCGTCCGCTGTCTGGAGTGCGGGTCGACGGCTCGGTACCCGTACGACAGGAAGTGA
- a CDS encoding HAD-IIB family hydrolase — MVPPLALDIDGTLTTPTGRIDPRVFELLPGWEAPVVFATGKAFPYPVALAHFLGRDETVIAENGGVAHVDGETTTVGDPDAAQAVVEAFRERGGKVGWGNGDTVNRWRETEVALSLDADETLLREVAAAAGGDVEVVDTGYAYHVKSVGVSKGTALEVVADALDLAPEAFVAVGDSVNDVSTFGVAGESYAVADADDAAREAADAVLDDGFMDGTQAVLSELRGRAE; from the coding sequence ATGGTTCCGCCCCTCGCACTCGACATCGACGGCACGCTGACGACGCCGACCGGCCGGATCGACCCGCGGGTCTTCGAGCTGTTACCCGGGTGGGAGGCGCCGGTCGTGTTCGCCACCGGAAAGGCGTTCCCGTACCCGGTCGCGCTCGCCCACTTCCTCGGGCGCGACGAGACGGTGATCGCGGAGAACGGCGGTGTCGCGCACGTCGACGGCGAGACGACGACGGTCGGTGACCCGGACGCGGCGCAGGCCGTCGTCGAGGCGTTCCGCGAGCGCGGCGGGAAGGTCGGCTGGGGGAACGGCGACACGGTGAACCGCTGGCGCGAGACGGAGGTCGCGCTCTCGCTCGACGCCGACGAGACGCTCTTACGCGAGGTCGCCGCGGCCGCCGGCGGCGACGTGGAGGTCGTCGACACCGGCTACGCCTACCACGTCAAGTCGGTCGGCGTGAGCAAGGGGACGGCGCTCGAAGTCGTCGCCGACGCCCTTGATCTCGCCCCTGAGGCGTTCGTCGCGGTCGGAGACAGCGTGAACGACGTCTCGACGTTCGGCGTCGCCGGCGAGTCGTACGCGGTCGCCGACGCGGACGACGCGGCCCGCGAGGCGGCCGACGCGGTCCTCGACGACGGGTTCATGGACGGGACCCAAGCGGTGCTGTCGGAACTGCGCGGGCGCGCCGAGTAG
- a CDS encoding Cdc6/Cdc18 family protein, whose amino-acid sequence MNIDDRIERRLGYDTGLSVLADFEAVSPVAHAESPVGRGPSIERLLDVFAPAFSGSLPPSLYVYGPKGSGKSAVVSALFDRLSTHSGPRQAIQTTTRAVEPTIPGFVYVDARRASTRFRLYHAMLTAMSDEPVPDHGIGTEELAESLRDAMRTGPDLVVAVDHTNEVETPTATTLIDWLTDVGERLVPACLGRDPPDAIDWEPETTVEFAKYRRHVLVELLTSRCSTGLGREALSHDQIREIVEWAAGDAHDALAAVMGAAVSAERAGASTVRSADVDAGIEWVPRPSVALGRVLALPESRRQLLYELVGLSEEERSTVGVATEAIAARPGVDLSASTVRRVLYELADAGLLERVTVDQSDGKGRPPSRLVPLFPTVVLRELFDRRARTG is encoded by the coding sequence GTGAACATCGACGACCGAATCGAGCGACGGCTCGGCTACGACACCGGCTTGAGCGTGCTCGCGGACTTCGAGGCCGTTTCGCCGGTCGCACACGCCGAGTCCCCGGTCGGACGCGGTCCGTCGATCGAGCGCCTGCTCGACGTGTTCGCCCCCGCGTTCTCCGGGTCGCTCCCGCCGAGCCTCTACGTGTACGGACCGAAGGGGAGCGGGAAGTCGGCGGTCGTCTCCGCGCTGTTCGACCGCCTCTCGACGCACAGCGGCCCGCGGCAGGCCATCCAGACGACGACGCGGGCGGTCGAGCCGACGATCCCCGGGTTCGTCTACGTCGACGCCCGGCGTGCGTCGACCCGGTTTCGGCTGTACCACGCGATGCTGACCGCGATGAGCGACGAACCCGTCCCGGACCACGGGATCGGCACCGAGGAACTGGCCGAATCGTTGCGCGACGCGATGCGTACCGGTCCCGACCTCGTCGTCGCCGTCGACCACACCAACGAGGTCGAGACGCCGACGGCGACGACGCTGATCGACTGGCTCACGGACGTGGGCGAGCGGCTCGTGCCGGCGTGTCTCGGCCGCGACCCGCCGGACGCGATCGACTGGGAGCCGGAGACCACGGTCGAGTTCGCGAAGTACCGCCGGCACGTCCTCGTCGAGCTGTTGACGAGCCGGTGCTCGACCGGTCTCGGCCGCGAAGCGCTCTCTCACGACCAGATCCGCGAGATCGTCGAGTGGGCCGCGGGCGACGCCCACGACGCGCTCGCCGCCGTGATGGGCGCGGCGGTCAGCGCGGAACGAGCGGGCGCGTCGACGGTCCGGTCCGCGGACGTCGACGCCGGGATCGAGTGGGTGCCGCGTCCCAGCGTCGCGCTGGGGCGGGTCCTCGCGCTTCCCGAGAGCCGCCGACAGCTCCTCTACGAGCTGGTCGGGCTTTCGGAGGAAGAGCGGTCGACGGTCGGCGTGGCCACGGAGGCGATCGCGGCGCGCCCCGGCGTCGACCTCTCGGCGTCGACGGTGCGCCGCGTCCTCTACGAGCTGGCCGACGCCGGCCTGCTCGAACGCGTCACCGTCGACCAGAGCGACGGCAAGGGACGCCCCCCGAGCCGGCTCGTGCCGCTGTTCCCGACCGTCGTCCTCCGCGAGCTGTTCGACCGGCGCGCCCGGACCGGCTAG